A DNA window from bacterium contains the following coding sequences:
- a CDS encoding IS21 family transposase — MEGKSQEAAAAAAGMSVRSARKWEQGPMPSEARQPRWWRTRPDPYAEVWEQDVVPLLEADRKGELQAKTIFEELEALYPGRFKPGQRRTLERRVRDWRALSGPEKEVFFPQDHPPGREGVFDFTRATKLDVRIAGELLVHLLFVFKLSCSGWTWAQVAFGETYEAMVEGLQGALWELDGAPEIARHDNLSAATHELKRSGGRSLTRRFKGVLDHYGLRSTRIRPGEAHENGVAEKSNDLVKQALTQALVLRGNRDFLSVAQYQAFVDEVIERTINRPQAAELAVEKSCLRALPSARVPSYTTYRPKVRRWSTLRLGKRSYSVPSRLIGHEVEVRQYANHLEVYYRGRRVETMPRLRGDQVVRIDYRHVIWSLVRKPGAFARYCYREELFPSLVFRRAYDALRRWRGERADVEYVRILHLAASTFEADVEQALSLLLEAGERFDYVAVKALAQPEPITVPAVHIPEPDLSVYDACYLGAGR; from the coding sequence ATGGAAGGTAAGAGCCAAGAAGCGGCGGCGGCAGCTGCCGGGATGAGCGTGCGTTCCGCGCGCAAGTGGGAGCAAGGCCCGATGCCGTCGGAGGCTCGCCAGCCACGCTGGTGGCGCACGCGTCCGGACCCTTACGCGGAGGTGTGGGAGCAAGACGTGGTGCCGCTCCTGGAGGCGGACCGCAAAGGCGAGCTCCAGGCGAAGACGATTTTCGAGGAGTTGGAGGCGCTCTACCCTGGCCGTTTCAAGCCAGGCCAGCGCCGGACCCTGGAGCGCCGGGTGCGCGACTGGCGGGCGTTGTCGGGTCCGGAGAAAGAAGTCTTCTTCCCACAAGATCACCCGCCCGGTCGCGAGGGGGTGTTCGACTTCACCCGCGCGACAAAGCTGGACGTGCGCATCGCCGGGGAACTGCTCGTTCACCTGCTGTTCGTCTTCAAGCTCAGCTGTAGCGGCTGGACGTGGGCGCAGGTGGCGTTCGGGGAGACCTACGAGGCGATGGTGGAGGGTCTGCAGGGAGCGCTGTGGGAGCTAGACGGAGCCCCGGAGATCGCTCGCCATGACAACTTGTCGGCGGCGACGCATGAGCTGAAGCGCAGCGGTGGACGGTCGCTGACACGGCGCTTCAAGGGCGTGCTGGATCATTACGGGCTGCGCTCGACGCGGATTCGCCCAGGCGAAGCGCACGAGAACGGGGTGGCGGAGAAGAGCAACGACCTGGTCAAGCAGGCGCTGACCCAGGCGCTGGTGTTGCGCGGCAACCGGGACTTCCTCAGTGTGGCGCAGTACCAGGCGTTCGTCGATGAAGTGATCGAGCGCACGATCAACCGGCCGCAGGCCGCCGAGCTTGCTGTGGAGAAGTCTTGCCTGCGAGCCTTACCGTCGGCGCGGGTGCCGTCGTACACGACGTACCGCCCGAAGGTGCGGCGTTGGTCGACGTTACGCCTCGGCAAACGATCCTACTCGGTGCCGTCGCGGCTGATCGGCCACGAGGTGGAGGTGCGCCAGTATGCCAACCACCTCGAGGTTTACTACCGCGGTCGGCGCGTGGAGACGATGCCGCGGCTGCGCGGGGATCAGGTGGTACGCATCGACTACCGCCACGTCATCTGGTCGCTGGTGCGCAAGCCGGGGGCGTTTGCGCGCTACTGCTACCGCGAGGAGCTGTTCCCGTCGCTGGTGTTTCGTCGTGCCTACGACGCACTACGCCGCTGGCGCGGGGAGCGGGCCGACGTGGAGTATGTGCGGATTCTGCACCTGGCGGCCAGCACCTTTGAGGCTGACGTCGAGCAGGCTTTGAGCTTGCTGCTGGAAGCTGGCGAGCGCTTCGACTACGTGGCGGTCAAAGCGCTGGCGCAGCCCGAGCCGATCACGGTGCCGGCGGTGCACATTCCCGAGCCGGACCTGTCGGTCTACGACGCTTGCTACCTGGGAGCCGGGCGATGA